The following proteins come from a genomic window of Paenibacillus spongiae:
- a CDS encoding alkaline phosphatase family protein yields MSEKVLLILADGMRPDSFEKSGHPFIEEMKAAGSYTLEAQTVMPSVTLPCHMSLFHSVPPERHGILENIYTAQVRPIAGLFEQLSANHKVCGLFHNWSELRDLARPGSLAHSCFISGGTYTYEASNKMLTDKAIEYINEQLPDFTFLYLGLVDEIGHRHGWMSDEYIQSVYDSWECIEKAVRAIPEDYTIIVTSDHGGHDRSHGTNMPEDMTIPILMKGRSFAPGKLIPSANIIDIAPTITKLLDVQSNKDWEGQSLI; encoded by the coding sequence ATGAGTGAGAAAGTATTGCTGATTTTGGCTGATGGCATGCGTCCCGATAGTTTCGAGAAGTCCGGCCATCCGTTCATTGAAGAAATGAAAGCGGCAGGCAGCTATACCCTGGAAGCGCAAACGGTAATGCCAAGTGTTACTTTGCCATGCCATATGTCGCTGTTTCACAGTGTCCCCCCAGAGCGTCACGGTATATTGGAAAACATCTATACGGCACAGGTGCGTCCTATAGCAGGACTCTTTGAACAGCTTTCAGCGAATCACAAAGTATGCGGATTGTTCCACAACTGGTCGGAGCTCCGCGATCTGGCTCGTCCCGGGTCATTGGCCCACAGCTGTTTTATTTCGGGAGGGACCTATACCTACGAGGCTTCCAACAAGATGTTGACCGACAAGGCGATCGAATACATCAATGAACAATTACCCGACTTCACTTTCTTGTACTTGGGGCTTGTCGATGAAATCGGACACCGGCATGGCTGGATGTCGGATGAATACATTCAATCCGTCTATGATTCATGGGAATGCATTGAGAAAGCGGTACGCGCGATCCCGGAAGATTATACGATCATCGTCACCTCGGACCATGGCGGGCACGACCGCAGTCATGGAACGAATATGCCTGAAGATATGACAATACCAATCCTGATGAAAGGGAGATCGTTTGCTCCCGGGAAGCTCATTCCGAGCGCCAATATCATCGACATTGCGCCGACCATAACGAAGCTTCTTGATGTACAGAGCAACAAAGATTGGGAGGGCCAAAGCCTGATTTAG
- a CDS encoding DUF1801 domain-containing protein has protein sequence MNQEVTTFIESINQPWQVEVCNQLRQMIHQSIPDVEERIQYKKPHFLKNGKYAAVITPSKDAVAFMIMNAAELELPKGQFDGPPERKWIKIREGQSPDYDMLSGLLVQASSTL, from the coding sequence ATGAACCAGGAAGTAACGACATTTATCGAAAGCATCAATCAACCTTGGCAGGTCGAGGTATGCAATCAACTGCGTCAGATGATCCATCAGTCCATTCCGGACGTGGAAGAGCGTATACAATATAAGAAACCGCATTTTTTGAAAAACGGCAAGTACGCCGCGGTAATCACGCCTTCCAAGGACGCTGTTGCCTTCATGATCATGAATGCGGCTGAGCTTGAACTGCCGAAAGGTCAATTCGACGGTCCCCCTGAGAGAAAATGGATCAAAATTCGCGAAGGTCAATCTCCTGATTATGATATGTTGTCCGGCCTGCTTGTTCAGGCTTCCAGCACATTATAA
- a CDS encoding SRPBCC family protein, with the protein MAENRVTESGLMISRVFDAPRELVFKAWTEPERLAQWWGPKGYELKIAKLDLRPGGMFLGSQRSPEGHVMWGKFVYQEIVAPEKLVFIQSFSDEEGNTIRAPFSGTWPLEVINHLTLTEDLGKTTLTLKGGPYNAADEERVTFEGMRPHVQQGFVGTFDQLDAFLAKT; encoded by the coding sequence ATGGCAGAAAACCGTGTAACGGAAAGCGGATTGATGATTTCCCGTGTCTTCGACGCCCCTCGTGAGCTGGTATTCAAAGCTTGGACGGAGCCGGAGCGATTGGCGCAATGGTGGGGGCCGAAAGGCTATGAATTGAAAATCGCCAAGCTGGATCTGCGCCCGGGCGGCATGTTCCTTGGCAGTCAGCGCTCGCCTGAAGGGCACGTGATGTGGGGCAAGTTCGTCTATCAAGAAATCGTTGCGCCCGAGAAGCTGGTCTTTATTCAATCGTTCTCCGATGAAGAAGGCAATACGATCCGGGCCCCATTCAGCGGAACGTGGCCGCTCGAGGTCATCAATCACTTAACGTTAACGGAAGACTTAGGAAAAACAACCCTTACGCTTAAAGGCGGTCCTTATAACGCTGCGGATGAAGAGCGTGTAACGTTCGAAGGCATGCGTCCGCATGTCCAACAAGGTTTTGTCGGAACCTTCGATCAGCTCGATGCTTTCTTGGCGAAGACCTAA
- a CDS encoding ArsR/SmtB family transcription factor — translation MNSTTFTALAEPNRLHIIELLRDGGPLTIGEIAVRLEMNQPQTSKHVRVLSEVGIVEVEPAANRRIIKLRSEPFQQLDSWLESFRSMWEDRLDRLDDYLREIQAQGKDSD, via the coding sequence ATGAATAGCACAACTTTCACTGCACTTGCCGAACCCAACCGGTTGCATATAATCGAACTTCTGCGGGATGGCGGACCGCTCACAATCGGGGAAATTGCTGTCCGTTTGGAAATGAATCAACCTCAGACATCAAAACATGTCCGTGTACTCAGTGAGGTAGGGATTGTAGAGGTAGAGCCGGCCGCTAATCGGCGAATCATTAAATTGCGCTCCGAGCCGTTTCAACAACTCGACAGCTGGCTGGAATCTTTTCGCTCCATGTGGGAAGACCGGCTGGATCGGCTGGATGATTACTTGCGTGAGATACAGGCTCAAGGCAAAGATTCAGATTAA
- a CDS encoding dioxygenase family protein, which translates to MMPSFFIAHGAPSLVVEDHAYTDFLKNFAAHIPKPKAIVLFSAHWEQSIQTVSAVESYSTIYDFRGFQEELYRMTYPAAGDRLLSGQIQSLFTKHGIPCVMDGERGLDHGAWAVLKLIYPDADIPVVALSVNRYLTNEQQYEIGKALSALREQDVLIIGSGGTVHNLRQVKRNSAGIEDWAVTFDNWLQNKLETWDVEALFQYDKLAPYAQEAIPTNEHFIPLLLAMGAGDANRRAELLHRSYQWGNLSLSCWQFN; encoded by the coding sequence ATGATGCCGTCTTTTTTCATCGCACACGGTGCGCCTTCTCTTGTTGTTGAAGATCATGCTTACACTGATTTCTTGAAAAACTTCGCGGCCCATATACCCAAGCCCAAGGCGATCGTTTTATTTTCCGCTCATTGGGAACAAAGCATTCAAACGGTGAGCGCGGTTGAATCGTACAGCACGATTTATGATTTTAGAGGGTTTCAGGAGGAGCTCTACCGGATGACCTATCCGGCGGCCGGCGATCGGCTTCTTAGCGGGCAGATTCAATCGTTGTTCACCAAGCATGGGATTCCATGTGTGATGGACGGGGAGCGGGGACTCGACCACGGCGCTTGGGCCGTTCTCAAGCTGATTTATCCCGATGCGGATATTCCGGTAGTTGCGCTATCCGTTAACCGATACCTGACCAACGAGCAGCAATATGAAATCGGCAAAGCGCTGTCGGCGCTCAGGGAGCAGGATGTGCTGATTATCGGAAGCGGGGGAACCGTTCATAATTTAAGACAAGTGAAGCGGAATTCGGCCGGGATCGAAGATTGGGCCGTTACGTTCGATAACTGGCTGCAGAACAAGCTGGAAACGTGGGATGTCGAAGCGCTGTTTCAGTATGACAAACTGGCTCCGTACGCCCAAGAGGCGATACCGACCAATGAACATTTTATCCCTTTGCTTCTTGCAATGGGGGCCGGCGATGCGAACCGGCGTGCAGAGCTGCTGCACCGCAGCTACCAGTGGGGTAATTTAAGCTTGAGCTGCTGGCAGTTCAATTAA
- a CDS encoding alpha/beta hydrolase, whose amino-acid sequence MEPAYQYDIHLPANMDPDRTYPTIFTLHGKGSNERNMFGLVAPLASDFIIINIRGNLPLGAGYQYYELKSLGNPIRELFDQAVQQLEAFIHYATAKYPVDERRRYMLGFSQGAILSMTLALTMGDQLKGIVALNGYVPEFVKGEYSLQPVSDVSVFVSHGEFDSVFPIRIGHETAAYFQNLTPHLTFNTYQTDHGVSEENQRDVVRWLERDAGVHTNKE is encoded by the coding sequence ATGGAACCCGCATACCAATATGACATTCATCTGCCGGCCAATATGGATCCGGACAGAACCTATCCCACGATTTTCACCCTTCACGGGAAAGGGTCCAATGAACGAAATATGTTCGGTTTAGTCGCTCCGCTGGCTTCCGATTTTATTATCATCAACATTAGAGGCAATCTGCCGCTGGGTGCCGGATATCAATATTATGAGCTGAAGAGTCTGGGCAATCCCATCCGCGAGCTGTTCGATCAAGCCGTGCAGCAGCTGGAAGCATTCATTCATTACGCGACGGCGAAATATCCGGTCGATGAGCGCAGACGTTACATGCTTGGGTTCAGCCAAGGCGCGATCTTATCCATGACGCTAGCGCTTACGATGGGCGATCAGTTGAAAGGCATCGTGGCGCTAAACGGATATGTCCCTGAATTCGTCAAGGGAGAATACTCGCTGCAACCGGTTAGCGATGTATCGGTGTTTGTCTCTCATGGGGAATTCGATTCGGTATTCCCGATTCGGATCGGACACGAGACTGCGGCTTATTTTCAGAATCTAACCCCTCATCTGACCTTCAACACCTACCAGACCGATCATGGCGTCTCGGAGGAGAACCAACGCGATGTCGTGAGATGGCTGGAGCGGGATGCCGGAGTTCATACGAATAAGGAGTGA
- a CDS encoding helix-turn-helix domain-containing protein, producing MDIGSNIRAIRKRKNITIAQICEETGLSQGFLSQVETNKTSPSIATLENIATALEVPLAYLLLKKEERMAIVRKEDRKITTSGAEKLKVEHLSSTKNVKTVLVEFPPGSSTGEAPHAHEGEEVHVVIKGRIFAEQGEDSAEFGEGDSFSWNACTPHFVKNIGEELAIVLISVYTETNDTDNFF from the coding sequence ATGGATATCGGCTCCAACATACGGGCAATTCGCAAACGGAAGAATATCACCATCGCGCAAATTTGTGAAGAAACCGGCTTGTCCCAAGGCTTCTTGAGTCAGGTTGAAACGAATAAAACGTCTCCCTCGATCGCCACGCTGGAAAATATCGCGACAGCCTTGGAAGTGCCCCTGGCTTATTTGCTGCTGAAGAAAGAAGAACGCATGGCCATTGTCCGGAAGGAAGACCGGAAGATCACGACAAGCGGTGCCGAGAAATTGAAGGTGGAGCACCTGAGCTCGACCAAGAATGTCAAGACGGTGCTCGTCGAATTCCCTCCCGGGTCCTCCACAGGCGAAGCTCCGCATGCTCATGAAGGCGAAGAAGTGCACGTGGTGATCAAAGGGAGGATCTTCGCCGAGCAGGGAGAAGATTCGGCTGAGTTTGGCGAGGGGGATTCCTTCTCATGGAATGCGTGCACACCCCATTTTGTGAAGAATATCGGCGAGGAACTGGCCATTGTGCTAATCTCCGTCTACACGGAGACGAATGATACGGACAATTTCTTTTAA
- a CDS encoding MFS transporter yields the protein MSQGLHSMKESYLREYVNSPDKQRQLYKRTLLIVVISQIFGGAGLAAGVTVGALLAQDMLGTESLAGLPAALLTFGSAVAALLVGRLSQRYGRRSGLAAGFLTGGIGAVGVIFAAVSDNIALLFVSLFIYGAGTATNLQARYAGTDLAKPAQRATAVSTAMVSTTFGAVAGPNLVDVMGRFAVSLGVPALAGPFLLAAAAFILAGLVFLIFLRPDPFVVAKAIAEAQEDPKPSSDMSTPARTINNKGIIVGTTVMILTQIVMVAIMTMTPIHMQNHGHGLGDVGFIIGIHVGAMYLPSLLTGVLVDKVGRTAMSIASGVILLAAGIVAAIAPADSLLVLTIALALLGLGWNLGIISGTALIVNATSLATRAKTQGTIDVLMALAGASGGMLSGMVVAQSSYAALSLAGGFLSLLLIPVVIWSRIQRTMPVSKNKSM from the coding sequence ATGTCGCAGGGCCTTCATAGTATGAAAGAAAGTTATTTGCGAGAATACGTGAATTCACCGGATAAGCAGAGACAGCTGTATAAACGAACGCTGCTTATCGTCGTCATTTCCCAAATCTTTGGCGGTGCAGGACTCGCTGCAGGGGTGACAGTCGGAGCGCTCCTTGCCCAGGATATGCTGGGAACAGAGAGTTTGGCAGGCCTTCCCGCAGCGTTGTTAACCTTCGGTTCCGCTGTAGCCGCGCTGCTTGTCGGGCGTCTCTCGCAGCGTTACGGACGCCGCTCGGGGCTCGCCGCAGGATTCCTAACAGGAGGTATTGGCGCTGTAGGCGTCATATTCGCGGCTGTAAGTGATAACATCGCACTTCTGTTCGTTTCGCTGTTTATCTACGGCGCGGGCACGGCTACAAACCTGCAGGCGCGTTATGCAGGGACAGATTTGGCGAAGCCTGCACAGCGGGCAACAGCGGTCAGTACTGCAATGGTTTCGACTACATTCGGCGCTGTCGCAGGCCCGAACCTGGTCGATGTCATGGGCCGGTTCGCGGTGTCACTCGGCGTTCCAGCCTTAGCAGGCCCCTTCCTATTAGCTGCCGCGGCTTTCATTCTAGCCGGTTTAGTGTTCCTGATTTTTCTCCGCCCGGACCCCTTCGTTGTTGCGAAGGCGATCGCCGAAGCACAGGAAGACCCGAAGCCTTCATCGGACATGAGTACACCTGCACGGACGATAAACAACAAGGGGATCATTGTCGGGACGACCGTCATGATCTTAACCCAGATCGTCATGGTCGCCATTATGACCATGACGCCCATACACATGCAGAACCACGGTCATGGCCTAGGTGACGTAGGATTCATTATCGGCATACATGTCGGCGCGATGTACCTTCCTTCTCTCCTAACAGGCGTCCTGGTTGACAAGGTTGGACGTACGGCCATGTCGATTGCTTCCGGCGTCATTCTGCTTGCTGCCGGCATTGTCGCTGCTATTGCACCCGCCGATTCCCTATTGGTGCTGACCATCGCCCTCGCACTGCTGGGACTGGGCTGGAACCTTGGAATAATTAGCGGGACGGCGCTCATCGTGAATGCCACTTCATTGGCCACGCGTGCAAAAACGCAAGGAACGATCGATGTTTTGATGGCTTTGGCAGGAGCATCGGGCGGAATGCTGTCAGGTATGGTTGTGGCTCAATCCAGCTACGCAGCCCTCTCCCTTGCCGGAGGCTTCCTCTCCCTGCTGCTGATCCCGGTCGTGATCTGGTCGCGTATCCAGCGCACGATGCCCGTGTCGAAAAATAAGTCGATGTAG
- a CDS encoding GNAT family N-acetyltransferase: MDKTIRYTTTPPDNFNPLLALYESLGWNSLRLTVDELERMCNQSWYAIYAFDDQQLVGMGRVISDGVITGIICGVCVHPSYQSMGIGKEMLNRIIQHCEQHRVIPQLMCVEQLEPYYETLGFKKFTSGMTKRIDR, translated from the coding sequence ATGGACAAAACGATCCGCTATACGACAACGCCCCCTGATAATTTCAATCCATTGCTAGCCTTATACGAGTCGTTAGGATGGAACTCGCTGCGGTTAACCGTTGATGAATTGGAACGGATGTGCAATCAGAGCTGGTACGCGATTTATGCTTTCGATGATCAACAATTAGTGGGGATGGGACGCGTTATTTCGGATGGCGTGATTACCGGAATTATATGCGGCGTATGCGTGCATCCAAGCTATCAATCCATGGGAATCGGCAAAGAAATGTTGAATCGAATCATTCAACATTGCGAGCAGCATCGCGTCATTCCTCAACTGATGTGCGTCGAACAACTGGAACCCTATTATGAAACGCTTGGCTTCAAGAAATTTACCAGTGGAATGACCAAGCGTATAGATCGCTAA
- a CDS encoding endonuclease/exonuclease/phosphatase family protein, with amino-acid sequence MKKKMAMKKVTVMTFILSLIMIPALAFNGIAAAMEPPVFERGNEVEIKVMSYNIHHGEGEDAVLDLERIAQVIEQSGADITGLQEVDNHFSERSKFVDQAKWLADRLGMEYAYAANLDYDPLQEGQHRRQYGTAVLSKYPILSAKNHLLTNIPYPVQPSEQRGLLETLINVKGNHIRFFNTHLDHRRAEQRDSQIREILEIAKQREGTSIFAGDFNAEPGSAEILKLTAQYKDVFAELGQDQDYTIPVINPDRRIDYFFTSDDVKISAAEVIDTIASDHLPITANLVLTKEAPFNNGVGKN; translated from the coding sequence ATGAAGAAGAAGATGGCCATGAAGAAGGTGACCGTTATGACGTTCATCTTGTCGTTGATTATGATTCCTGCACTGGCATTCAACGGCATAGCCGCTGCGATGGAACCGCCAGTGTTCGAGAGAGGCAATGAAGTCGAAATTAAAGTCATGTCGTACAATATCCATCATGGAGAAGGCGAAGATGCGGTCCTGGATTTAGAACGGATCGCCCAGGTCATTGAACAATCGGGCGCCGATATTACCGGCTTGCAAGAAGTGGACAATCATTTCTCGGAACGCAGCAAGTTTGTCGATCAAGCCAAATGGTTGGCGGACCGTCTGGGAATGGAATACGCGTATGCCGCGAATCTGGACTATGACCCTCTGCAGGAAGGGCAGCACCGCCGTCAATACGGAACGGCCGTGTTAAGCAAATATCCGATTCTTTCCGCCAAGAACCATCTGCTGACCAACATTCCTTACCCGGTTCAGCCGTCCGAACAGCGCGGCCTCCTGGAGACGTTGATCAACGTGAAAGGAAACCACATTCGTTTCTTCAATACGCACCTGGATCACAGAAGAGCCGAGCAGCGGGATTCGCAGATCAGAGAAATTCTTGAAATCGCCAAGCAGCGGGAAGGAACGAGCATCTTCGCGGGAGATTTCAATGCCGAGCCCGGCAGTGCCGAAATTTTGAAGCTGACCGCACAATACAAGGATGTATTCGCCGAGCTCGGTCAGGATCAAGACTATACGATTCCGGTGATCAATCCGGATCGGCGCATCGACTATTTCTTTACTTCGGACGATGTCAAGATTAGCGCCGCGGAAGTCATCGACACGATCGCATCCGACCACTTGCCGATTACAGCCAACCTTGTCTTAACGAAAGAGGCCCCGTTCAATAACGGAGTCGGCAAGAATTAA
- a CDS encoding VOC family protein — protein sequence MSIHKTESELFAARIAPWYSVYNAAAAADFYKAAFDAAELYRLEEDNGKLAVAHLSIKGADFWIQDDPDCSPERVGSGTVRMILTVDDPDALFEQALAAGAAEIAPISEGHGWRIGRIADPFGYHWEIGNPLR from the coding sequence ATGAGCATCCATAAGACGGAATCAGAGTTGTTCGCGGCCCGTATCGCCCCGTGGTATTCCGTATATAATGCGGCGGCGGCAGCCGATTTTTACAAGGCGGCATTCGATGCAGCCGAGCTGTACCGCCTTGAGGAAGATAACGGCAAGCTTGCTGTCGCGCATCTTTCCATCAAAGGAGCGGATTTCTGGATCCAGGATGACCCTGACTGCAGCCCTGAGCGGGTAGGGAGTGGAACGGTTCGAATGATCCTGACCGTCGATGATCCGGATGCGCTATTCGAACAGGCTCTCGCCGCTGGAGCAGCCGAAATCGCACCCATAAGCGAAGGACACGGCTGGCGCATCGGACGTATCGCGGATCCGTTCGGATATCATTGGGAGATTGGCAATCCGCTCCGTTAA
- a CDS encoding glycerophosphodiester phosphodiesterase, whose translation MTVDTQFPLITAHTGCEGMPDNSMQSVLAALQSGADVIEEDIRITGDGVLVCAHDDLIETPEGELSIAASSYLQLGGLVRLEDFVARLKEAGKKINLDLKVDECIEAVSAFVRQYDLGDQAFLSGCHSARALLVEQRAPELKRLLNADAELFRTSGYDEAVQTTIAQALAAGCFGININYRFVKPELIAAAAAAGLPVLVWTVQEAADMRRMIEWGVRSVTTCDVSKLVGIKAEWTA comes from the coding sequence ATGACGGTTGACACACAGTTTCCACTCATCACGGCCCATACCGGCTGCGAAGGCATGCCGGATAATTCGATGCAATCGGTGCTGGCCGCATTGCAATCCGGTGCAGACGTTATCGAAGAGGATATTCGTATCACCGGCGACGGCGTACTCGTCTGCGCACATGACGATCTTATCGAGACGCCGGAAGGGGAGCTGAGCATAGCCGCATCCAGCTACCTTCAGCTTGGCGGGCTTGTCCGGCTGGAAGATTTCGTTGCCCGATTGAAGGAGGCAGGCAAGAAGATTAACCTTGACCTGAAAGTAGACGAATGCATCGAAGCCGTGTCCGCGTTTGTTCGCCAGTATGACTTGGGCGATCAGGCTTTCCTGTCCGGATGCCATTCGGCCCGCGCCCTTCTTGTTGAGCAGCGGGCGCCAGAGCTGAAGAGGCTGCTGAATGCGGATGCGGAGCTGTTTCGGACTAGCGGCTACGATGAAGCCGTTCAAACGACCATCGCTCAGGCACTCGCGGCCGGCTGCTTCGGCATCAACATCAATTACCGGTTCGTAAAGCCGGAGTTGATTGCGGCAGCGGCAGCGGCCGGGCTTCCCGTTCTGGTCTGGACCGTGCAAGAGGCGGCTGACATGAGACGGATGATCGAATGGGGCGTCCGTTCCGTTACGACCTGTGATGTTTCGAAGCTTGTTGGAATAAAGGCCGAATGGACTGCGTAA
- a CDS encoding LOG family protein has translation MKRICVYAGSNVGTKPEYEQKAIELGRLIASQQLELVYGGSKIGLMGRVADAALAAGGKVIGVMPRNLFKGEMVHTGLTQLHEVGNMHERKALMSELADAYIALPGGLGTLEELFEVVSWSQLGIHKKPVGLLDVLGFYQPIADMFRQAADAGFMQQTNLGLVIFEEEPERLIDKVLNYVPPAQTNKWSELK, from the coding sequence ATGAAAAGAATTTGTGTCTATGCAGGCTCTAACGTTGGAACAAAACCTGAATATGAACAAAAAGCGATAGAGCTGGGGCGTTTAATCGCCTCTCAACAATTGGAGCTTGTGTATGGCGGTTCCAAAATCGGGCTGATGGGGCGGGTGGCCGATGCCGCATTGGCTGCAGGAGGCAAAGTCATTGGCGTCATGCCGCGGAATCTGTTCAAGGGGGAAATGGTTCATACCGGTCTGACGCAATTGCACGAGGTTGGAAATATGCATGAGAGAAAAGCGCTAATGTCCGAGCTAGCCGATGCCTATATCGCGCTGCCGGGCGGGTTAGGCACATTGGAAGAACTGTTCGAGGTCGTCAGCTGGTCGCAATTGGGCATTCATAAGAAGCCGGTTGGCCTGTTAGATGTGCTGGGTTTCTATCAACCGATCGCCGACATGTTCAGACAAGCAGCGGATGCCGGATTCATGCAGCAAACCAACCTGGGGCTGGTTATCTTTGAAGAGGAACCGGAGCGCTTAATCGATAAAGTATTAAACTATGTACCGCCGGCGCAGACGAATAAGTGGAGCGAGCTTAAATAG